Proteins found in one Asterias rubens chromosome 12, eAstRub1.3, whole genome shotgun sequence genomic segment:
- the LOC117297437 gene encoding peptidylprolyl isomerase domain and WD repeat-containing protein 1-like: MESPKAKEVSGGKRQIEEDEGEEEEWIGPMPAEAVKSKKRKYLEFEDIYLSNLPSAELYEKSYMHRDTVTHVAVSKTDYIITASCDGHVKFWKKQDQGIEFVKHFRAHLGRIECISVSVDGSLLATVADDKAIKIFDVVNFDMINMMKIDYEPGCCEWVFRSGDAISALACSEKTSGNIHIYDGRSSNIAIHTLSSLHSCPVILMKYNPVYEVMVSVDKQGMVEYWTGPKKEYKFPVQVSFKYKTDTDLYEFVKCKTVPMGLAFSPSGKVFAALAKDRKVRVFKFLTGKLTRVFDESLQTFSELQQMRQQLPDMEFGRRMAAERDLQKSDAFSHPNIVFDESGNFVLYATMLGIKVLNLHTNKCSRILGKPENIRFMQLALYQGCKKPSKAALSVEMQASENPALMKMTSDPTLVCSAFKKNRFYLFTMHEPDDAKSADAERDVFNEKPSKEEQMAATQGSVSQKLSNQACIHTSMGDITVQLFPTECPKTVENFCVHSRNGYYNGHLIHRVIKGFMVQMGDPLGNGTGGESIWGGEFEDEFHPRLKHNLPYTLSMANAGPGTNGSQFFITVVPCPWLDNKHTVFGRVIKGMEVTQKVSEVKTSPKTDKPVDEIKIISISVK; this comes from the exons ATGGAATCGCCAAAAGCAAAGGAAGTTTCAGGAGGAAAACGTCAAATTGAGGAAGACGAAGGGGAAGAAGAAGAATGGATAGGGCCAATGCCAGCTGAAGCAGTTAAATCCAAGAAAAGGAAAT ATCTTGAGTTTGAAGACATTTACTTGAGTAATCTTCCATCAGCCGAACTGTATGAGAAAAGCTACATGCATAGGGACACTGTTACACATGTAGCGGTCAGTAA GACAGATTACATTATAACGGCAAGTTGTGACGGACATGTTAAATTCTGGAAGAAGCAGGATCAAGGTATCGAGTTTGTCAAGCACTTCAGGGCACATCTTG GTAGAATAGAGTGTATATCAGTGAGTGTTGATGGATCGTTACTTGCTACTGTTGCCGACGACAAAGCAATAAAGATATTTGATGTTGTCAATTTTG ATATGATTAACATGATGAAGATTGACTATGAACCGGGCTGCTGTGAGTGGGTGTTTCGTTCCGGTGATGCTATCAGTGCTTTAGCTTG TTCTGAGAAGACATCAGGCAACATCCACATTTACGATGGACGGTCAAGTAATATTGCCATTCACACTCTCAGCTCCTTACACAGCTGTCCAGTTATTCTCATGAAG TATAATCCAGTTTATGAAGTGATGGTATCGGTAGACAAGCAAGGAATGGTGGAATACTGGACTGGACCAAAGAAAGAGTACAAGTTCCCAGTGCAAGTTTCCTTCAAGTACAAAACGGATACAGATTTATATGAGTTTGTAAAG TGTAAGACAGTTCCCATGGGCCTGGCATTTTCACCCAGTGGTAAAGTGTTTGCTGCTCTGGCTAAAGACAGAAAG GTGAGAGTCTTCAAATTTTTAACGGGGAAACTCACGCGAGTTTTTGACGAGTCGCTGCAGACGTTTAGTGAGCTGCAGCAGATGAGACAGCAGCTACCTGACATGGAGTTTGGACGACGGATGGCCGCGGAGAGGGACTTGCAGAAATCAGATGCTTTCTCACATCCAAACATAG TGTTTGATGAAAGTGGTAACTTTGTTCTGTATGCTACAATGCTTGGGATCAAAGTGCTAAATCTACACACAAATAAATGCTCAAGAATCTTAGGAAAG cCTGAGAACATTCGCTTCATGCAACTTGCTCTGTACCAGGGATGTAAGAAACCAAGCAAGGCTGCCCTCTCTGTTGAAATGCAGGCATCAGAAAACCCAGCTCTAATGAAAATGACCTCCGACCCCACACTTGTCTGCTCTGCCTTCAAGAAAAACAGATTTTACTTGTTCACGATGCATGAACCAGATGATGCAAAAAG TGCTGATGCCGAGCGTGACGTTTTCAATGAAAAGCCGTCCAAAGAGGAACAGATGGCTGCAACACAG GGTTCAGTTTCTCAGAAGTTATCCAACCAGGCCTGCATACACACATCGATGGGAGATATCACAGTGCAGTTATTTCCTACAGA gTGTCCAAAGACGGTTGAAAATTTCTGTGTGCATAGTCGAAATGGCTACTACAATGGTCACCTGATTCATCGAGTCATCAAAGGATTTATGGTCCAGATGGGAGATCCACTAG GGAATGGAACCGGTGGAGAGTCCATCTGGGGAGGTGAATTTGAAGACGAGTTTCACCCCAGGTTAAAACACAACCTGCCGTACACCCTCAGCATGGCAAATGCAGGGCCTGGTACAAACGGATCACAGTTCTTTATCACAGTCGTACCATGT CCTTGGTTGGACAACAAGCACACAGTGTTTGGCCGGGTCATCAAAGGGATGGAAGTCACTCAGAAGGTCAGCGAAGTCAAGACAAGTCCAAAGACCGACAAACCAGTTGATGAAATCAAAATAATCAGCATCAGTGTCAAGTAG